The following DNA comes from Halobacillus litoralis.
CCGAAACGATGTATGATCACAACATCCTCATGGCAGAACAGCGCGTAGAAATCAATTCTTCACAGAACAGTGAGGAAAATGATCGTTACTTCAATTCAAACGAAAAGCTTACGTGATCCTGGATAGGAATCCACGCTCCTATTCCTTGTCGGGTCACATTCTTGATATTCAGTGTTTTCTTCGAACCTTTCAATTGGATGTACACATCACCGAAAGCTACATCCCCTTTTTCGTTGACAGCAGGGGCATAAGCATGAAGAATACCTACTTTGTTCGTCGGGACAGCATACGTATTATTTTGTTTAGTCCCTTTACCGATGACTGTATTGAAGGACAACGGGAGCTTTGTGTTCTTCTGGGCCTCAAGTAAAATCAATTTCATCATTTGTTCACTGTGACTGATTCTTGAGGTCAGACCCCCTTTGATCTGTTTCTCTTCCTGCTGTACATAACTGATTTCCTCTGTCTGTTTACCACCATGATTACTCAATTCATTCTTATTGATATCTTGATATTCCCAATTGATATTGGTTTCTTTCGATTCATAGGCCAATGGCCATCTCCCTAAAAAGATTTCACCTCGATATCCAATAGCGAACGGGGAGGGTTTCAAGGAGGTTTCATTCAACATTTCAATCAGTTGAGGATTCGTAATACGAACCTCCGTGTTTTCCATCAATTCTTTCGTGATTTCCTCAGCTTCCAGTAATTCCTGGTCATCCGTTGAATTCGGATACGTATTGTCTTTAGATATATTTAATACATGATTCGGGATCTCGTTCTCTTTGTCCGCCTTTTTATTTTCAGCTGAAATGGAACCAGCACTGACTAAAGTAATAATCCCAATAAATACGATCAGTCCTAACCATTTTCTTTTCACATCATGGGCCACCTTTCATTTTTTCTTATCTTGCGAAAAACGGCCCAGACTATACATGTTTTCTAGGAAAGCATTTTATTCATAACATGATTCGCTTTCCCATCAAAAAATTGAATGAACGGTCCGATCAAGACCAGAATAATAACCGTACCAATCCCAATCGGCCCTCCGAGAGCTATGGCCAGAACAAGTGCGAAAGCTTCTGTCAAAGTCTTTGCTTTCGTCAAACTGAGACCGAATCTTTTTTGTAAAGCGACCATAAAGCCATCAACAGGATTCAATGAAAACTTCGGTTGTAAATATAATGAAACACCAAATGCTATAATAATGATGCCACCAACGAGCACAGAAAGCTGGGTCCACACTGTATTCAGTTGCAAAGTATCAAACACAGTAAGCATCCAGAAGTCAATGAACTTTCCAATGATTAAAATAGTCATCACAGCCAGTAAATCCGGCTTTTCTTTTGCAATGACAGCGTTTGTAAAAATAAGTAAAGCACCGATAATGATGACCCACGATCCTACCGTCAAACCGACGTGTTCTGTGAGACCGACATTTACAGCGTCCCACGCACCTGCTCCTAAATCCGATTTGATTGTAAGTGTTATGCCAAGGGAAATGACAATCAAACCCACCATGTAAAAAAATGCTTTAATCATTATGTTTTTCATCGTACTCCTCTTTTCTCTTTATGTGTTGTAATTAATAGAAATAAATTCATTCAACAATCGTGCAGGATACTCGGAGACTTGATGTTGAGATGTTTGGAGGAAGTTAAGGACGTCAGGGAAGGAGTCGCTTTCCTGCGAGCGTCCTCAGTCGTGGACATCCCTGTGAGGTCTCGCCTAGCTCCTTCTCCCGCTTATTAGCCGATATTTGACATCTCCTATAGAGAGTAATTTTGCTACACATGTGCTATCCAGCTCCAGTACCTAATGGCTAGTGAGACTTCCCTCGCTTCTGTACGATAAGTCAACATCGAATCACTCTGTTCTTCGTGTTTCCTTTATCTCATCCAGCTCAGTCCCGTCCATACGCCGTTGAACAAGGTACTTCCGCTTTTAAGTTAGGAGTCTCCCCCTCCCTCAACGCCACTTGCGATATACGTTTCTCAAAATTACTTGAGGGAGAAGCGGCCCCTTAATGAGATGAATAAATCATACTTTAGTGCTGTGAAAATAGTATTTCCCATAAAGCTTCCATATAAATGAGGATAGTTTCGATCATCTTTCAATCGTATGGTGGCTGGGGAAACGGTGAGACTCCTGCGGGATGAACATGATCGGTGAGATCCCGGAAGGCGAAGCCTGAGGAAGCTCACCACATGCCCGTGGAAAGCGATCCGTATCCCAGCCACCATCACTGCATACAAAAGCCTCGAAACTGAGTTTTCCTGATAAGGGGAATCAGGAAGACTGACACAAAAAAAGAGCGCTCATCCATGAAAAATCTGGATAAGGCTCTCTTTATCTTACTTGCTTAGTTGAATACACTCAAGCGTTTCTTCGACATCTATACTATTTTGGACCGATTGTACCATCGAGCAATTGTTTCGTGATATATCTAAATTCTTCAGCAGCTTGTCTTGATTTAAATGATATCCTTTTATGACATAATGAAGATGGACTTTTTCAATTCGGTTTGATTCCTCTGGATTCCTCGTGACCTCTGCAGTCACTTTAATATCTTCATAATCCACTCTTTGCTTGTCGAGAATTTTCCGGAATACGCCGATACTACAGCCAGCAATAGAAGCGACCATCAGTTGATAGGGGCGAAAGCCGAATAATTCATCTCCCGATATGTTCAATTGTCCATAATCAAACGATGTGCGTACACCATTCTCTTTCAAATAAAAGTCCATTACTTACACACCCTTTCACAGTTTACTGCATCATACATATATAATAACCGTTTTTGCTATGGAAATAACATTTTGTAGTAAGAAAGACTTGTTCCCAATACAGTTTTTCCTATACGATTAGAAAGTATGACAGACAGGAGGTCATTCTATGGTATCCACAAAAACACGTTTTTGGATTCTGATCGGACTTGTGACCATTTCTGGATTTTCTCAAGGGATGCTTCTGCCTTTGATCGCTGTCATTCTTGAACAGAATGGCGTATCTTCATCCATCAATGGATTACATGCGACCGGTTTATACATAGGGATTTTGCTTTCTTCCCCTTTCATGGAAAAACCACTTCAAAGGATTGGTTATAAACCTGTGATAATGATCGGCGGTGCATTAGTCTTCATATCATTGGCTCTTTTTCCATTTTGGCAAGCCCTCTGGTTTTGGTTCATTTTGAGAGTCACCATCGGAATCGGAGATCAAATCCTTCACTTCGGTACACAAACCTGGATTACTGCCACTGCCGAGAAAAGCTCTCGGGGAAGAAGTATCGCCTATTATGGATTGTTTTTCAGTGTCGGATTCACGATCGGGCCTTTGATGACCAATTTGCTTGAATACGGGGTGTATGTACCCTTTCTGATTTCTTCTCTTTTAAGCATGTGCGTATGGTTATTTATGCTCCGGGTTAGGAACGAAACTCCTGAAAAAGACCATACCACCGCTTATGGGACAAGTTCAATCAAAAGGTTCATACGGGCCATTCAAATTGCGTGGGTTGCATTTTTGCCCCCTCTTGCCTACGGGTTTCTAGAAGCGACATTGCATGGCATCTTCCCTGTATATGGCATGCGGATAGGGCATGAGGTCAATGTTCTATCCCTTATTATCCCAAGCTTTGCTGCAGCCAGTTTATTCTCCCAAATACCACTTGGATCATTGAGTGATAGAATAGGCAGAAAAAAAGTGATCCTCACCGTTGTTTCTGGAGGCATTCTTGCATTTTTGCTAGCGGCATTCCTTGAACATTCCATTGCA
Coding sequences within:
- a CDS encoding YfkD famly protein; this encodes MKRKWLGLIVFIGIITLVSAGSISAENKKADKENEIPNHVLNISKDNTYPNSTDDQELLEAEEITKELMENTEVRITNPQLIEMLNETSLKPSPFAIGYRGEIFLGRWPLAYESKETNINWEYQDINKNELSNHGGKQTEEISYVQQEEKQIKGGLTSRISHSEQMMKLILLEAQKNTKLPLSFNTVIGKGTKQNNTYAVPTNKVGILHAYAPAVNEKGDVAFGDVYIQLKGSKKTLNIKNVTRQGIGAWIPIQDHVSFSFELK
- a CDS encoding YczE/YyaS/YitT family protein; translated protein: MKNIMIKAFFYMVGLIVISLGITLTIKSDLGAGAWDAVNVGLTEHVGLTVGSWVIIIGALLIFTNAVIAKEKPDLLAVMTILIIGKFIDFWMLTVFDTLQLNTVWTQLSVLVGGIIIIAFGVSLYLQPKFSLNPVDGFMVALQKRFGLSLTKAKTLTEAFALVLAIALGGPIGIGTVIILVLIGPFIQFFDGKANHVMNKMLS
- a CDS encoding OsmC family protein, with the translated sequence MDFYLKENGVRTSFDYGQLNISGDELFGFRPYQLMVASIAGCSIGVFRKILDKQRVDYEDIKVTAEVTRNPEESNRIEKVHLHYVIKGYHLNQDKLLKNLDISRNNCSMVQSVQNSIDVEETLECIQLSK
- a CDS encoding MFS transporter — its product is MVSTKTRFWILIGLVTISGFSQGMLLPLIAVILEQNGVSSSINGLHATGLYIGILLSSPFMEKPLQRIGYKPVIMIGGALVFISLALFPFWQALWFWFILRVTIGIGDQILHFGTQTWITATAEKSSRGRSIAYYGLFFSVGFTIGPLMTNLLEYGVYVPFLISSLLSMCVWLFMLRVRNETPEKDHTTAYGTSSIKRFIRAIQIAWVAFLPPLAYGFLEATLHGIFPVYGMRIGHEVNVLSLIIPSFAAASLFSQIPLGSLSDRIGRKKVILTVVSGGILAFLLAAFLEHSIAALFATFALGGLFVGSLFSLGISFMTDLLPRELLPAGNILCGMSFSIGSILGPFLSGFFLDIFPDLSFFYVIVALLIIVFFATAYKKEPISTPSQA